A single region of the Desulfobaculum xiamenense genome encodes:
- a CDS encoding FeoA family protein — protein MTSETGLRTVPVNTRARITAVHADGELGRRIRDMGLIPGTEIAVTGKAPLRDPVALRLRDFTLTLRNNEADHIRVEILEG, from the coding sequence ATGACATCCGAAACAGGGCTGAGAACGGTACCGGTCAACACACGGGCCAGAATCACCGCCGTCCACGCCGATGGCGAACTCGGCCGCAGAATCCGCGACATGGGGCTCATCCCCGGAACAGAGATCGCCGTCACGGGCAAGGCCCCGCTGCGCGACCCCGTGGCACTCCGGCTCAGGGATTTCACCCTGACGCTGCGCAACAACGAAGCCGATCACATTCGCGTCGAGATTCTGGAGGGATGA